One Silene latifolia isolate original U9 population chromosome 4, ASM4854445v1, whole genome shotgun sequence DNA segment encodes these proteins:
- the LOC141653720 gene encoding oligopeptide transporter 7-like yields MEDSFNQDSHVPLLQKEDKVEDSRIKEEDEGSGSSSKYNEYGVEAEENSPIKQVAMTVPTTDDPELPVLTVRMWVLGTLSCVVLSFLNQFFWYRTEPLSITAISAQVAVVPLGQWMAAKLPRRNLFQGTRWEFSLNPGPFNVKEHVLITIFANAGAGTVYAIHVVTVVKIFYKKHMTFFVSLLVILTTQVLGFGWAGVFRRYLVEPAEMWWPSNLVQVSLFRALHEKDERPKGGLTRAQFFLVAFICSFAYYIFPGYLFQMLTSLSWICWSFPRSVIAQQLGSGLHGLGIAAFGLDWSTTSSYLGSPLASPWFATANVAVGFALVMYVLTPLFYWLNVYKAKTFPIFSQKLFTSAGSIYNITAIVDSNFHINEEAYEKQGHLYLSTFFAMTYGVGFAALSAMIVHVALFHGREIWEQSKASFKDKKMDIHTKLMRRYREVPEWWFWVILVVNIGLTIFACEYYKEQLQLPWWGVLLACAIAFVFTLPIGIITAITNQSPGLNIITEYIIGYIYPGYPVANMCFKVYGYISMTQAVTFLQDFKLGHYMKIPPRTMFMAQVMGTLTSCLVYLGTAWWLMETIPEICEQTASNSVWTCPSDTVFYDASVIWGLIGPRRIFGDEGVYGAVNWFFIGGAIAPVLVWLAMKAFPNQEWIRLINMPVLIGATGMMPPATAVNYSTWILVGFLSGYVAFRYAPEWWERHNYLLSGALDAGLAFMGVALYLCLGLENVSLSWWGNELDGCPYASCPTQKGVFVQGCPVVYS; encoded by the exons ATGGAAGATTCATTCAATCAAGATTCACATGTCCCTTTGT TACAAAAGGAAGACAAGGTAGAAGATTCCAGAATCAAGGAGGAAGATGAAGGAAGTGGTTCGTCGTCAAAGTACAATGAATACGGAGTGGAAGCGGAGGAGAACTCGCCGATAAAGCAAGTGGCTATGACAGTACCAACAACGGATGACCCGGAGCTGCCGGTGCTAACAGTGAGAATGTGGGTGTTGGGAACATTGTCCTGTGTAGTGCTGTCTTTCTTGAACCAGTTCTTCTGGTATAGAACAGAGCCACTTTCCATCACGGCCATCTCGGCCCAGGTGGCAGTGGTCCCCCTGGGCCAGTGGATGGCAGCCAAGCTGCCTCGCCGCAACCTCTTCCAGGGGACCCGATGGGAGTTCTCGTTGAACCCGGGTCCATTCAATGTGAAGGAGCACGTGCTTATAACAATATTTGCTAATGCTGGGGCGGGTACAGTTTACGCCATCCATGTTGTTACGGTGGTTAAGATATTTTATAAGAAGCATATGACTTTTTTTGTCTCCTTGCTTGTCATCCTAACTACCCAG GTGTTGGGGTTCGGATGGGCAGGCGTATTCCGAAGATATTTGGTAGAACCAGCTGAAATGTGGTGGCCGTCTAATCTTGTCCAAGTCTCCTTGTTCAG GGCTTTACATGAGAAGGATGAACGGCCCAAAGGCGGGCTTACGCGCGCCCAATTTTTCCTGGTGGCCTTCATTTGCAGCTTTGCCTACTACATATTCCCAGGCTATCTCTTCCAAATGTTGACTTCCCTTTCTTGGATCTGTTGGAGTTTTCCAAGATCAGTTATAGCCCAACAGCTGGGGTCCGGGCTACATGGGCTCGGAATAGCTGCATTTGGGTTGGACTGGTCCACTACCTCATCGTATCTCGGAAGCCCACTTGCAAGCCCGTGGTTCGCAACTGCTAATGTAGCTGTTGGTTTTGCTCTTGTCATGTATGTGCTCACCCCTTTATTCTATTGGCTCAACGTCTACAAAGCCAAGACCTTCCCCATATTTTCACAAAAGTTGTTCACTTCAGCCGGTTCCATTTACAATATCACAGCAATTGTGGATTCCAATTTCCATATCAATGAAGAAGCTTATGAAAAACAAGGTCATCTTTATCTGAGCACCTTTTTTGCCATGACTTATGGTGTTGGTTTTGCTGCACTCAGTGCCATGATCGTCCACGTAGCGTTGTTTCACGGCAG GGAAATATGGGAGCAGAGCAAAGCAAGTTTCAAAGATAAGAAGATGGACATACATACCAAGCTTATGAGAAGGTACAGGGAAGTTCCTGAATGGTGGTTTTGGGTCATCCTAGTCGTAAATATAGGACTCACCATCTTTGCGTGTGAGTATTACAAAGAACAGCTTCAGCTACCATGGTGGGGTGTTCTGCTTGCTTGTGCCATTGCATTCGTCTTTACGCTTCCAATTGGTATTATAACTGCCATTACAAATCAG TCACCTGGTTTGAACATCATAACTGAGTACATAATTGGATACATCTACCCGGGATATCCAGTAGCAAACATGTGTTTCAAGGTGTACGGATACATCAGTATGACACAAGCTGTTACCTTTTTGCAAGATTTCAAACTCGGCCATTATATGAAAATTCCGCCTAGAACTATGTTCATGGCTCAA GTAATGGGTACTCTTACATCATGCCTGGTCTATTTAGGGACAGCATGGTGGCTAATGGAAACAATTCCAGAGATATGTGAGCAGACGGCCTCAAACAGTGTGTGGACGTGCCCAAGTGACACGGTGTTTTATGATGCTTCAGTTATTTGGGGTCTAATAGGACCTCGAAGGATCTTTGGAGACGAAGGAGTATATGGAGCCGTGAATTGGTTTTTCATAGGAGGAGCCATTGCTCCCGTGCTAGTTTGGTTGGCAATGAAGGCATTTCCAAACCAAGAGTGGATTAGACTGATCAACATGCCCGTGTTAATAGGGGCGACAGGGATGATGCCACCAGCAACTGCAGTAAATTACAGTACATGGATACTAGTGGGGTTCCTATCGGGGTATGTAGCATTTAGATACGCTCCAGAATGGTGGGAGCGCCATAACTATTTGCTATCAGGTGCGCTTGATGCGGGATTAGCGTTCATGGGAGTAGCACTATACTTGTGCTTGGGTTTGGAGAATGTGAGTCTGAGTTGGTGGGGGAACGAGCTTGATGGGTGTCCATATGCATCTTGCCCTACTCAGAAGGGCGTCTTCGTCCAGGGTTGTCCCGTTGTCTACTCCTAG
- the LOC141653723 gene encoding uncharacterized protein LOC141653723, translating into MGVPCHLPSNLGLRLRPQSSPIHTPLLTASPRSSNSIRWSTVKCSTNPEQQEAGGLKKALSKIVDDRVEELLLKDENKELLDKLNKASERVELAREELANIQRQEIEALQMRDYVDQLETRASQIAECQKEVLEARKILEQAEDSLESNVDALQTEERLESVKAALISGLVGTLAAVPIYLSQLDVSPQLLLQLGISFASCALFGVTFRYAVRRDLDNIQLKTGTAAAFAFVKGLATLGAASPLELNSESLLSHAIDAAVFVSQDLLIFVFAAVSLDFCFKTRVISPFPIKPPQ; encoded by the exons ATGGGAGTGCCATGTCATCTCCCCTCTAATCTGGGTCTTCGTCTCCGACCCCAATCTTCACCAATTCACACTCCCCTACTCACCGCATCGCCCCGAAGCTCTAATTCAATCAGGTGGTCAACCGTAAAATGCAGCACCAATCCGGAACAGCAGGAAGCAGGGGGACTGAAGAAAGCGTTGTCCAAGATCGTGGACGATAGAGTTGAGGAATTGTTGCTCAAAGACGAAAACAAGGAGTTGTTGGATAAGCTCAACAAAGCCTCTGAGAGAGTAGAGCTTGCCAGAGAAGAGCTTGCTAATATCCAAAGGCAAGAAATCGAAGCCCTCCAAATGCGGGATTACGTCGACCAGCTTGAAACCAGAGCTTctcaa ATTGCAGAGTGCCAAAAGGAAGTATTGGAAGCAAGAAAAATACTGGAACAAGCAGAAGATTCATTGGAGAGCAATGTAGACGCTCTGCAAACAGAGGAGAGATTGGAGTCGGTAAAAGCTGCATTGATATCGGGATTAGTGGGGACCCTTGCTGCCGTCCCCATCTATCTCAGTCAGCTGGATGTTAGTCCACAACTGTTACTCCAGTTAGGAATCAGTTTTGCTAGTTGTGCATTATTTGGAGTTACCTTCCGCTATGCAGTCAGACGAGACTTGGACAACATTCAGCTTAAAACAGGCACTGCTGCAGCCTTCGCCTTTGTTAAAG GACTTGCAACATTGGGCGCAGCATCACCTCTGGAATTGAACTCGGAAAGCCTTTTATCGCATGCTATAGATGCAGCAGTCTTTGTGTCTCAGGATTTGTTAATTTTTGTATTTGCTGCCGTATCTCTAGACTTCTGTTTTAAGACCAGAGTTATAAGTCCTTTTCCTATCAAACCACCACAATGA
- the LOC141653721 gene encoding uncharacterized protein LOC141653721: MELFYMLVFGGLAAVVAALEFSKNSKDRITTSSAFSSFKNNYLLVYSLMMAGDWLQGPYVYYLYTTYGFSKGDIGQLFIAGFGSSMLFGTIVGSLADKTGRKRACVTYCITYILSCVTKHSPQYRILMVGRILGGIATSLLFSAFESWLVAEHNKRGFEQQWLSLTFSKAIFLGNGLVAILAGLLGNLLVDTFGFGPVAPFDAASCFLAIGMIVIISSWPENFGDPSESKDLLTQFRGAAVAIVSDEKIALLGAIQSLFEGSMYTFVFLWTPALSPNDEEIPHGFIFATFMLSSMLGSSFASRLMARSAKTESYMQIVFTISAASLTLPIVTSFLVAPAGVKGGSITFAGCIQLLGFCVFESCVGIFWPSIMKMRSQYIPEEARSTIMNFFRIPLNIFVCIVLYNVEAFPITVMFGMCSLFLFLASILQRRLLVLAESQRPKPQEWTAMKERDPEAEPLNA, translated from the exons atggagTTGTTCTACATGTTGGTGTTCGGAGGATTGGCTGCGGTGGTGGCTGCCCTCGAGTTCAGCAAAAACAGTAAAGATCGCATCACTACTTCTTCCGCCTTCTCTTCCTTTAAGAACAATTACCTCCTCGTCTACTCTCTCATGATGG CTGGTGATTGGCTACAAGGCCCATATGTATACTATCTGTATACCACCTATGGTTTTTCCAAAGGTGATATTGGACAGCTCTTTATCGCCGGTTTCGGATCCTCCATGCTCTTTGGTACTATTGTTGGTTCCCTTGCTGATAAAAC GGGCCGTAAGAGGGCTTGCGTTACCTATTGTATTACTTATATACTCAGCTGCGTTACCAAGCACTCTCCACAGTACCGTATTCTTATGGTTGGTCGTATTTTGGGAGGCATTGCCACTTCCCTTTTGTTTTCTGCTTTCGAGTCCTGGCTTGTCGCCGAGCACAACAAGAGAGGCTTTGAGCAGCAGTGGCTTTCCCTCACCTTCTCCAAAGCCATTTTCCTTGGCAATGGTCTTGTTGCCATTTTGGCCGGTTTACTAGGAAATCTGCTCGTTGATACCTTTGGATTTGGCCCAGTTGCCCCTTTCGATGCTGCATCTTGTTTCCTTGCTATTGGTATGATAGTTATAATATCTTCCTGGCCTGAAAACTTTGGTGATCCTTCTGAAAGCAAAGACTTACTCACGCAGTTCAGGGGTGCCGCTGTTGCTATTGTTTCTG ATGAGAAGATTGCTTTGCTGGGTGCCATACAATCCTTGTTTGAAGGTTCCATGTATACATTTGTGTTTCTTTGGACCCCGGCTTTGAGCCCAAATGATGAAGAAATTCCTCATGGCTTTATCTTTGCAACATTCATGCTGTCATCTATGTTAGGAAGCTCTTTTGCTTCAAGATTGATGGCCCGATCTGCCAAGACAGAGAGCTACATGCAGATTGTGTTTACCATCTCTGCTGCCTCTCTCACACTACCAATAGTAACTAGc TTTCTCGTAGCACCTGCTGGAGTGAAAGGTGGAAGTATTACCTTTGCCGGTTGTATTCAGCTCCTCGGTTTCTGTGTTTTTGAGTCCTGCGTGGGGATTTTCTGGCCTTCTATCATGAAAATGAGGTCCCAATACATCCCTGAGGAAGCAAGAAGTACGATCATGAACTTCTTCCGCATACCTCTAAACATCTTTGTGTGCATTGTGCTTTACAAT GTTGAGGCGTTCCCTATAACGGTCATGTTTGGCATGTGCTCGCTTTTCCTCTTTTTGGCATCAATTTTACAGAGGCGGCTTTTGGTTCTTGCAGAAAGCCAAAGACCAA AACCACAGGAATGGACAGCAATGAAAGAAAGAGATCCGGAGGCGGAGCCATTAAATGCATAA